A segment of the Pseudomonadota bacterium genome:
GGCCTAAATTATATCCATAAACACAGTCAAAACCGCTTGGATCATTTCCTCTTCCATCGTAGCCATAAAAATGAAGCTGTGTCTTAAAGCTGGGTACGGATTTTTTGTAGATTTTTTCTACCGGCCCCGGAATTTTCTCATCTTCCGCCAAAAAGCCTTCTTTAACAAGCTCCATAGTTAAGGTTTTAAGCGATGTAATGGAATCTTTGACTATCAGAAACTCTTCTTTATAATCATTAAAAAGCGCAGGGCCGTAAAGATCGGGGTTAAGATTACCCTTTTTCAGAGTTTTACTGAAATAGCTTTTTTTGATTCCAACCTTGTACTGACCTTTTTCTTTTAATATTTTAAGATAATCTTTAACAAGACCCATAAGCACTTTATCCGTTTCAACCTGAGAGAACTGAAAATTGCCATGGCTATCTCTTTCTGTAAGAAGACCTTCCTGGAAAAAAGCCGGAATGTCATTAAACAAATCATCATCTCTTGTGTTCCAGATAGTAAAACCACCCTCTTCCCGTGAAGTTTTTGCCAATCTGCGTAAGTAATCAAGCTTTTCTTCCAAAACGGGAAAATCGCTGTGAAAGTCGTTATCATGGGTTGAATTGTATTTGGCGATAATCGTGTTAAGTTTGATAATAAATACCTGGATCTCATTTACAAATTCAAGAACACCTTCCGGAATAACTATTACTCCAAAATTTTTCCCGACTGCGGCTCTTCGCACAATCCCGTCACAAAGCATACGGGACAAATGACGCAAAGTCATCCCGAAAGCCGTATAATCAACAGTTCCATCTTTTTTTGCTTTTTCCAACCTTCTTACATCCACATAATCGGCCAGATCCTCACCTATAAGAGTTATATTGGCATGAGTCTGGAGGGCAACTTCTAGGGCAAGATGGCTTGCAACCCTTCCCATTACTTTACATATGTGCCAGTACTTTACATCCGAACTGCTGTCTGTGCATAGATTGCTTACGGAATTTGCAAAAGCAAGAGCTGCCGTATGAAAGCCGAAAGAAATTGCACAAAGAATCGTTCCGTTTGCATCCCTTACCTGGATATCACCATCAATTGTTTTTGGAACACCAATGATTTGCACACCATCATCAAACATGTCTTGTGCAAGAAAGGCAGCATTTGTATTTGAATCATCTCCTCCCACAATTACAAGTGCATCCAGTTTCAATTTGCTGCATGTCTCCTTTGAGAGAGACGTTTTTCCCTTGGAATCAATTTTTGTACGGCCTGTTTTTATCATGCCGAATCCGCCAAGGTTTCTGTAGGCATCAACTATATCATCTGTCAATTCTACGCATTCATTTTCAATAATCCCGTCAGGGCCAAGCAAAAAACCGTATATAGCACTTTCGGGATTGGCTTTCTTTGCGGCATCATACATACCTGCGATAACATTGTGCCCCCCTGGCGCCGGTCCACCCGAAAACACAATTCCTATATTTCGTTTTTTACAATATTTCTTTTTGAATGATTCATCGGCAGAATCCATGCCTTTTAAAATTTGAACTTTGTTTCCTATTATGTCAGGCAATCGTTTTTTTGCTTCAACATGAATCTCAAACTTATAATCATCTGTTTCATCTGTTCTTATAGAGTCATTCATAAATACATTGCATACGGCCGGTTTGTGATATCTTCTTGCGGTTAGCTCAGGACTTACACGGCTTACAACTTGCTGAATCGAAGAATTGTTTTTTATAATGTGGGTGAAATCGGTGTTTTCTTTGCTTGGCATTGGTTTCTCCGCAAAAAATTATTAATGAAAATTCTTTTTAGCAATAATAAACTATTTATCTGCTTATCAAATTATGGCTATCAACAAATATATAGGTATGATTGTTTTTAATAACTTCCGGCAAACGATTATGTCAAGAATATTTATAAAATCCTTCAAACCCTATGGTTTATATATTACGGTAATTGTTTATAGTTTTAATTCTCATTATTTTCATTATCAGTTTTTTGTTGTCTATCAAAATCTTTAGCAGTAGAATTATTTTTCAATCTGTATGTGCTGAATTTAGCAATATACATCCTTAATTATTGCTTTTTGACTTTTTCGGAGCTGAGAATGACCAATTACGGGAACCAGGCAACTATAAACGAAGGTATTGTAGTTTCCGTGCGCGGCGGCATCGTTGACATATTTTTCAATAAAGACCTGCCACCCTTATATACCCTGCTTTGGGCAGGCGAAGATAAGCCAATTCCCATTGAAGCCGTCACCCATATAGATGCAAACCGCATCAGAGGTATAGCCCTTTCTTCCACTTCAGGGCTTGGCAGGGGTGACATAGCGCGTTCATACGGCAAAACACTGACATCGCCTGTAGGCAAAAATCTTCTGGGCCGGATGTTCAATGTGTTCGGAGAAACTATCGACGGACTTGAAAAAACCGAATATTCCGAATACAGATCTATTCATCGCCCATCCATTAATTTATCCGGGCGTACTACCAGCCAGGAAATTTTTTTAACCGGAATAAAAGCCATCGACCTTTTAGTCCCTCTTGAACGGGGCGGCAAAGCCGGATTGTTCGGAGGGGCGGGTGTGGGTAAGACCGTGGTTATAACCGAGTTGATCCATAATATAGTCGGCAAACATAAAGGGATGAGCATTTTCTGCGGCATCGGGGAACGTTGCAGGGAAGGGGAAGAACTTTACAGGGAAATGAGCCAGGCCGGCGTACTTAAAAATACGGTGATGGTTTTCGGCCAGATGGATGAGCCTCCCGGCGCCCGGTTTCGCGTGGGTCACGTTGCTCTGACTATGGCCGAGTATTTCCGGGATGACCTGGGCCAGGACGTATTGCTTCTCATTGATAATATTTTCCGTTTCATACAGGCCGGTTCCGAACTATCGGGACTTCTGGGAAGGCTGCCCTCAAGAATGGGATACCAACCCACCATGGGCACTGAACTGGCCGAACTGGAAGAACGCATATCAAGTGGCGCCAAAGCCGCCATTACATCCATACAGGCGGTTTACGTACCTGCCGATGATTTAACCGACCCTTCGGCGGTTCATACTTTTTCACATTTGTCAGCCTCCATCGTTCTTTCACGAAAACGGGCAGGTGAAGGATTTTATCCTGCTATTGATCCTTTACAGTCCAGATCCGCCATGCTCCAGCCCCGTATTGTAGGACAAAGACATTACGATATTGCACGGGAAGTCAGAAAAACTCTGGCAAATTATGAAGAATTAAAAGATATTATCGCCATGCTTGGCATTGAGGAGCTGGCACGCGAAGACCGCAAAACGGTTTTCAGGGCAAGACGGCTGGAACGGTTTCTTACCCAGCCCTTTTTTACAACAAATCAGTTTACAGGACTTGATGGAAAATTTGTGGGTATTGAAGACACAATTTCAGGATGTGAAAGAATAATAAATGACGAATTTTCCGATATTCCGGAAAGCGCTTTGTATATGATTGGTTCAGTTGATGAAGCAAAAAAAACAATGGGAGAAAAAACTTGAATCTAACCATTTATCTTCCATCGGAAATCTTTTTGGACTCTCCTGTCAAAAAAATTGTGGGAGAAGGCCCGGAGGGCTCATTTTGCATTTTGCCGAAACATATCGATTTCGTGACCGCTCTTGTTCCGGGTATTCTGAAATATTTTTCGGAATCCGGCAGTGAACAATTTCTCGCACTAAAGGAAGGAATACTGGTCAAGCAACAGGAGCGTGTTGCTGTTACTACCCAAATGGCTTTTAAGGGAGAACTTGGATTTTTAAAGGAAACGGTAGATAGAATTATCTATGAGACCGATGATCGTGAAAAGCAAACCCAAACAGCAGTAGCCCGGCTTGAAGCCGGTTTTATACGAAGTTTTATGGAAATCGGAAAAAATGCCTGAAGATTCTGAAAATTTCGATAAAAAAGAACGGCAGTTTTCCCATGCCGTAGACATCCGTGAAAAGCGCAAAATCCGGGCGGAAAAGAAAAAAAAAGAAGGATTCTGGTTTGGCCTGGGTATGTTCGGTGTGGTGGGATGGTCTGTGGCCGTTCCGACCGTGGCAGGAATTTTTATCGGATTATGGATAGACATCAAATATCCGAGCCGCTATTCCTGGACACTGATGCTTATGATAATCGGCATTGTTTCAGGATGCGCCAACGCCTGGAGATGGATTACGCGGGAAAGAAACGGCATCAAAGAAGAAAGGGAAGATAATGGAGATTGACCCTTTTGTCATATGTGTTGCAACGGTATGGGGAGTAATCCTGAGTATTCTCTTTTTCGGGGGGTTGTGGTGGACTTTAAAAAAAATCCCGCAAAAACAAAATCCCCAACGTTTTCTTGGATACAGCTTCATTATACGAACATCTATAGCGCTTGGTGGATTCTGGCTGGCTTTAAACCACAGCCTTGCGGCTTTTGGGATAACAATGGCCGCATTTGCTCTTATGCGCTTTATTTTAACACACCGGTTGGGTTCCGCAAAAGGAGACGAAAAGAATGTCAATCAGTCCTGACAGCATTGTTTTCTGGGAATACGGCATATTTTCCTTAAACGGAACCATTGTTTTCACATGGATAGTCATGGCTTTACTGTCTTTTGGCTCATGGCTGATAACCAGACGGTTTAAACCGGACGGAGATGTTTCCCTGTTGCAAAGCATGCTGGAAGCAATTGTCGGTTCTATCCGGCAGCAGTTAAAAGAAGTAACTCCTTACCAGCCCAAAGGAATTATGGATTTTCTTGGAACATTGTTTCTGTTTATAGCCGTTTCCAATATACTTTCCGTAATTCCCGGATTTCAACCGCCTACAGGCTCGCTTTCGACCACAGCAGCCCTTGCCCTTCTGGTTTTTATAGCTGTTCCGGTTTACGGAATTTCAAGAGCGGGTTTTTTTAACTATCTTTCAAATTATCTGCGTCCTTCATTTTTCATGCTTCCGTTTAATATTATGGGAGAAATCAGCAGAACGTTAGCACTTGCCGTGCGTCTCTTCGGCAATGTTATGAGCAGCAATATGATAGGAGCCATTCTTCTGCTTATCACCCCGCTTTTTTTCCCTGTTATAATGCAGTTGCTGGGGCTGCTCACAGGAGTGGTTCAGGCATATATCTTTGCCATTCTCGCGGCAGTGTATATCGGCGCCGCGATGGAAATACAATCAATACCGAAAAAAATAAAAAAAGGAGAAAAAATATGAGTGATTTAACATGGGTGGCTGTAGCATCCATACTTGCTTCGAGCATATGCATCGGAATAGGATCGATAGGCCCTGCCCTTGGTGAAGGAAAAGCTTTGGCACAGGCTTTAAGTTCCATTGCACAGCAGCCTGATGAAACCAATGCGATTACCCGAACGCTTTTTGTGGGAATGGCAATGGTGGAATCAACTGCAATCTATTGTTTTGTAGTGACAATGATACTTATTTTCGCAAATCCTTTCTGGAATTATTTTCTTTCCAAAGCCGGAGGATAAATCGTGCCTATAGACTGGTTTACAATTGCCGCTCAGATCATTAATTTTTTTATCCTTATTTTTCTCTTAAAAAAATTTTTATACCGCCCTGTAATCCGTGCGATGGAAGAAAGGGAAAAAAGGATTGCAAATGCATTAGAGCAGGCAAAAAACGCCGAAAAAGAAGCCAGAGCACATGCCGAATCACTTGCAGCCAGGCAACAGGATTTTTTGGAAAACAAAGAAAAAATGCTGGCCGATGCCAAAGCGGAAATAGAAAAATGGCACGAGATAAAAATTGCCGAACTGCGGATGGAAATAGACGATATGCGTCAATCCTGGACAGATAATCTTGACCGTGAACGCCGGAAATTTTTAACGAATCTGAAAAAGGATACGATCCGGCACATTATGAATATAGGCAATAAGGTCATAAGGGATCTGGCCGATCAACAGCTTGAAGCGCGGATTATCGCAGTTTTCATGGAAAAAATTGAAAATGAAAAGAAGTACTTTCAAAGCGAAAAATATGCCGGAACTGTTCAGGTAATTTCAGGATTCGGGCTTTCCGAAAAAGTCGCCGATGACATCCGAAAAAAATTCAGCCAATGGCTTCCATCTTCCGAACCTGTCCGTTTTGAAACTTCCCGTGACCTGGGAATGGGAATTGAAGTATTTGCAGGAGATAAAAAAATTGCCTGGAATCTTGATAAATATTTAATAGATCTTGAAAAGGAAATACTTTTGGTATTTCCATCAAAAACACGGAATGCAGCATGAATGATTTTGATATTAATTCCATTCTTGAAGAAGTGTCCCATGCAATAGAAAAGGGAACTAATCAGTATAACCCGCTTCCCGAAACCGAAGAAATAGGAACAATTCGATCCGTAGACGAAGGAATTGTATGGGCTAAAGGCTTAAGCCATGTAAAATATGAGGAACTGGTCCTTTTTGAAGACGGGAATATGGGCATGGTATTAGATATTTTGCCTGACCGTGTTGGAATTGTTCTTTTCGGCCATAACGAAAACCTTTCCGCCGGACAAAAAGTTTCCCGAAGCCACCGCATCCTCGATATTCCCGTCGGCCCTGATTTTTTGGGACGGGTAGTAAATCCTCTGGGAGAGCCTCTGGATGATCTGGGTTCGATAAAGGAAGAAAAAAGATACGATGTTTTAAGGCAAGCTCCAAGAATTTTAGACCGGGCACCGGTTGAAAAACCTTTACAAACCGGCCTGAAAGTAATTGACGCCCTGATTCCCATCGGAAGGGGCCAGCGGGAACTGATTTTAGGAGACAGGCAAACCGGAAAAACAGCCATTGCTTTAGATACGATAATAAACCAGAAAGGAAAAGACGTAAAATGCATCTATTGCGCCATAGGACAAAGAGGCGCAAGTGTAGCCAAGGTTATTGCCGATCTTAAAGAGCAAAATGCTATGGATTACACAACCGTCGTGGTAGTAGCAGGAGATGATCCGCCGGGGCTTCAATATATCGCCCCTTACGCAGCAACCAGTATAGCCGAGTATTTCATGCATGAAGGCCATGATGCGATAATAATCTATGACGATTTGACGCGGCATG
Coding sequences within it:
- a CDS encoding ATP synthase subunit I → MEIDPFVICVATVWGVILSILFFGGLWWTLKKIPQKQNPQRFLGYSFIIRTSIALGGFWLALNHSLAAFGITMAAFALMRFILTHRLGSAKGDEKNVNQS
- a CDS encoding F0F1 ATP synthase subunit C, yielding MSDLTWVAVASILASSICIGIGSIGPALGEGKALAQALSSIAQQPDETNAITRTLFVGMAMVESTAIYCFVVTMILIFANPFWNYFLSKAGG
- a CDS encoding F0F1 ATP synthase subunit epsilon, with amino-acid sequence MNLTIYLPSEIFLDSPVKKIVGEGPEGSFCILPKHIDFVTALVPGILKYFSESGSEQFLALKEGILVKQQERVAVTTQMAFKGELGFLKETVDRIIYETDDREKQTQTAVARLEAGFIRSFMEIGKNA
- a CDS encoding alternate F1F0 ATPase, F1 subunit alpha, which translates into the protein MNDFDINSILEEVSHAIEKGTNQYNPLPETEEIGTIRSVDEGIVWAKGLSHVKYEELVLFEDGNMGMVLDILPDRVGIVLFGHNENLSAGQKVSRSHRILDIPVGPDFLGRVVNPLGEPLDDLGSIKEEKRYDVLRQAPRILDRAPVEKPLQTGLKVIDALIPIGRGQRELILGDRQTGKTAIALDTIINQKGKDVKCIYCAIGQRGASVAKVIADLKEQNAMDYTTVVVVAGDDPPGLQYIAPYAATSIAEYFMHEGHDAIIIYDDLTRHALAYRQLSLLMRRPPGREAFPGDIFYIHSRLLERATHLKTELGGGSLTALPIAETEAQNISAYIPTNLISITDGQIYLSPDMFQKGLLPAVDVSKSVSRVGGRAQIPAYRKVSGDLRLSYSQFQELEAFARFGARLDDHTRKTLDHGLRVREVLKQDQFSPLGAASQIAILLSVASGTLDNIPIKRIRDAELAVCEQLTKLIPGFNQSIETAEPKDPVWDKMNQIITEVLKAFI
- a CDS encoding F0F1 ATP synthase subunit A translates to MSISPDSIVFWEYGIFSLNGTIVFTWIVMALLSFGSWLITRRFKPDGDVSLLQSMLEAIVGSIRQQLKEVTPYQPKGIMDFLGTLFLFIAVSNILSVIPGFQPPTGSLSTTAALALLVFIAVPVYGISRAGFFNYLSNYLRPSFFMLPFNIMGEISRTLALAVRLFGNVMSSNMIGAILLLITPLFFPVIMQLLGLLTGVVQAYIFAILAAVYIGAAMEIQSIPKKIKKGEKI
- a CDS encoding AtpZ/AtpI family protein, whose amino-acid sequence is MPEDSENFDKKERQFSHAVDIREKRKIRAEKKKKEGFWFGLGMFGVVGWSVAVPTVAGIFIGLWIDIKYPSRYSWTLMLMIIGIVSGCANAWRWITRERNGIKEEREDNGD
- the atpD gene encoding F0F1 ATP synthase subunit beta encodes the protein MTNYGNQATINEGIVVSVRGGIVDIFFNKDLPPLYTLLWAGEDKPIPIEAVTHIDANRIRGIALSSTSGLGRGDIARSYGKTLTSPVGKNLLGRMFNVFGETIDGLEKTEYSEYRSIHRPSINLSGRTTSQEIFLTGIKAIDLLVPLERGGKAGLFGGAGVGKTVVITELIHNIVGKHKGMSIFCGIGERCREGEELYREMSQAGVLKNTVMVFGQMDEPPGARFRVGHVALTMAEYFRDDLGQDVLLLIDNIFRFIQAGSELSGLLGRLPSRMGYQPTMGTELAELEERISSGAKAAITSIQAVYVPADDLTDPSAVHTFSHLSASIVLSRKRAGEGFYPAIDPLQSRSAMLQPRIVGQRHYDIAREVRKTLANYEELKDIIAMLGIEELAREDRKTVFRARRLERFLTQPFFTTNQFTGLDGKFVGIEDTISGCERIINDEFSDIPESALYMIGSVDEAKKTMGEKT
- a CDS encoding 6-phosphofructokinase, which encodes MPSKENTDFTHIIKNNSSIQQVVSRVSPELTARRYHKPAVCNVFMNDSIRTDETDDYKFEIHVEAKKRLPDIIGNKVQILKGMDSADESFKKKYCKKRNIGIVFSGGPAPGGHNVIAGMYDAAKKANPESAIYGFLLGPDGIIENECVELTDDIVDAYRNLGGFGMIKTGRTKIDSKGKTSLSKETCSKLKLDALVIVGGDDSNTNAAFLAQDMFDDGVQIIGVPKTIDGDIQVRDANGTILCAISFGFHTAALAFANSVSNLCTDSSSDVKYWHICKVMGRVASHLALEVALQTHANITLIGEDLADYVDVRRLEKAKKDGTVDYTAFGMTLRHLSRMLCDGIVRRAAVGKNFGVIVIPEGVLEFVNEIQVFIIKLNTIIAKYNSTHDNDFHSDFPVLEEKLDYLRRLAKTSREEGGFTIWNTRDDDLFNDIPAFFQEGLLTERDSHGNFQFSQVETDKVLMGLVKDYLKILKEKGQYKVGIKKSYFSKTLKKGNLNPDLYGPALFNDYKEEFLIVKDSITSLKTLTMELVKEGFLAEDEKIPGPVEKIYKKSVPSFKTQLHFYGYDGRGNDPSGFDCVYGYNLGLTAFSLVANGATGQMAAIKNLEKEFNKWEPIGIPIAPLMRIEERKGKMELVLEKTIVDVNSPAFNIVKELREKWLGAYHGEDNYRKPGPIRFSENCEENRPLTFILNELVRQESGK